The genomic window GAAACCTTAATGGAATCCAGAAACTCGTTGTTTTCCTTCCAGTTCGTAAGAATGGAAGTTAATGACGCACGGTAAAGGTCTCTTTGTGTCAGGATGCCAACGATATGCTCTCCCTTCACCACGGGCAAATGCCGGATCCTTCCCAAATACATAATATCATTAGCAAAACCCAGTTTTGAATCATCATTCAGGGTTACCAGTTGTGTCTTC from Candidatus Brocadia sp. includes these protein-coding regions:
- a CDS encoding CBS domain-containing protein, whose amino-acid sequence is MLVKEVMKTQLVTLNDDSKLGFANDIMYLGRIRHLPVVKGEHIVGILTQRDLYRASLTSILTNWKENNEFLDSIKVSEVMTKHVVTISPEATIEEAAQSMIDKKVGALPVVKEKARLVGLITETDVLQYFVDESKKKK